The stretch of DNA ACAACCGCAGAAATCAAGCAGAGCCAATAGGGTCGGCACCAGAAAAGCCGGCCATGGGGCCGTGGAAAAACCCAGCATCGGAGCCGCCAGGACCAGGCCCGCGAACTCCCGCGGATAGGTCAGGGCATACTGCAGAGCGATGGTCCCGCCCAGAGAATGAGCCAACCCGAGAATTTTCCCCGACGAGCGGGGCCGAACGATATGGTCGCAAAAACAGCGCAGATCGGCCACATAATCGGCAAAGTCGTCGACATGACCCTTCTGCGGCTCGGGTAAAAGCCGGCCGGAAAAACCCTGCCCCCGATGATCGTAGGTATAAACGGAAAAACCGGCGCGGTTAAGCTCGCCGATAACCGAAAGGTATTTGATCAGGCTCTCGTTACGGCCGTTGACCAGCAGGACCACCCCCAGCGCCCGATCAATTACCGCGCCGGCATAAACAATGCGAATCCCCTGACGACCGGCAAAACTGCCGACCTCAAGCTCCGGCGCCAGGGTCTTGACTTCAGCGATAATCTTCGCGTCGACCTCTCGGTTCAGGGTCGCAGCCGGCTCCGCCGGGAAAACCGCCAGGGGAAAAAAAATAAGCGCCGCCGCGAACAATCTCATTCGCATATCCCCTCCGGTATCAAGAATACCGCAACTATTCAGCGCGCCTGCTTCTCTTGAGAACAAGAACCCCGCTCTCCTCCGGAAACAAGGTCATGTTCCCAGAAGAGCCTAAAATTCCGCGATTATTTCAGACATCCAGACCCTAGAGTGAACAGTCTTTAAGGATACTGAGCTATTCAAACCCATTTGTCAACCCTAAAATAACCCCGCCGGCCCGGTCTGCCGGACCTGCATCCGACCCTTTACAGACGACACCAGGGCCCCGCCTTCAAACTGATCTTTGCCAGTGACTTTTGCAAAG from Pseudomonadota bacterium encodes:
- a CDS encoding alpha/beta fold hydrolase; this translates as MRMRLFAAALIFFPLAVFPAEPAATLNREVDAKIIAEVKTLAPELEVGSFAGRQGIRIVYAGAVIDRALGVVLLVNGRNESLIKYLSVIGELNRAGFSVYTYDHRGQGFSGRLLPEPQKGHVDDFADYVADLRCFCDHIVRPRSSGKILGLAHSLGGTIALQYALTYPREFAGLVLAAPMLGFSTAPWPAFLVPTLLALLDFCGCEQNYIIGGGPFIPEPFTENNPLNSDRESYTAYQRLLAEQPLLQLGSPTNAWVRESLRAIRRIEVEAARLELPILLLQAGDERVVDNRAQRRFCRRAGNCRLLAFPGSRHEILMERPEIKIPALQAVIDFFLALCR